A region of Macaca fascicularis isolate 582-1 chromosome Y, T2T-MFA8v1.1 DNA encodes the following proteins:
- the RPS4Y1 gene encoding small ribosomal subunit protein eS4, Y isoform X3, which yields MARGPKKHLKRVAAPKHWMLDKLTGVYAPRPSTGPHKLRECLPLIIFLRNRLKYALTGDEVKKICMQRFIKIDGKVRVDVTYPAGFMDVISIEKTGEHFRLVYDTKGRFAVHRITVEEAKYKLCKVRKITMGMKGIPHLVTHDARTIRYPDPLIKVNDTVQIDLGTGKIINFIKFETGQ from the exons ATG GCCCGGGGCCCCAAGAAGCACTTGAAGCGTGTTGCAGCGCCGAAGCATTGGATGCTTGACAAACTAACAGGTGTATAT GCACCTCGTCCATCGACAGGTCCCCACAAGCTGAGGGAATGTCTTCCCCTGATCATCTTCCTCAGGAATAGACTCAAGTATGCGTTGACTGGAGATGAGGTAAAGAAGATATGTATGCAACGCTTCATCAAAATTGATGGCAAGGTTCGAGTGGATGTCACATACCCTGCTGGATTCATGG ATGTCATCAGCATCGAGAAGACAGGTGAACATTTCCGCCTGGTCTATGACACCAAGGGCCGTTTTGCTGTTCACCGCATCACAGTGGAAGAGGCAAAG TACAAGTTGTGCAAAGTGAGGAAGATCACTATGGGAATGAAGGGAATCCCTCACCTGGTGACTCATGATGCTCGTACCATCCGCTACCCAGATCCTCTCATTAAGGTGAATGATACTGTGCAAATTGATTTAGGGACTGGCAAGATAATCAACTTTATCAAATTTGAGACgg